From the Kiritimatiellia bacterium genome, the window TGCCCAGGGCGTAAGCGCCGGTTTTTGAGGCCAGCTCCAGCATGGCCCGGGCGCGCTTCCGGATGGCATCTTCGGACGAACGGCAGACAAAATCAAGGTCAATCCCCCCGAGAATCGCTATTTCCCGGCCCCATTTCCGGTAGGCCTCCTCCACCGGCATGATCGCGTCCTCAAACGAGTGTTTTCCGTCGTAACGCATGTCATTGATAATGTCTCCCATGATTTCATCGGCCTTGCCGCAGGAATGC encodes:
- a CDS encoding uroporphyrinogen decarboxylase family protein, with translation HSCGKADEIMGDIINDMRYDGKHSFEDAIMPVEEAYRKWGREIAILGGIDLDFVCRSSEDAIRKRARAMLELASKTGAYALGTGNSVPDYVDDEKYFALIGAAMQGG